In the genome of Tripterygium wilfordii isolate XIE 37 chromosome 19, ASM1340144v1, whole genome shotgun sequence, one region contains:
- the LOC119985890 gene encoding protein AGENET DOMAIN (AGD)-CONTAINING P1-like isoform X1, protein MGGFLVGQRVEVCSKEEGFEGSFYGARVLRQVGPKSYEVEYSNLFTEDESSHLIETVSGSELRPRPPGPPLWTRFCVGDTVDALHNDGWWVGRLTARRGVDYFVYFETTSEMIAYPVYRLRTHRDWVSGMWVSSKRKAELESLNSKLGSKKKRSF, encoded by the coding sequence ATGGGTGGTTTTCTCGTAGGCCAGAGAGTTGAAGTATGCAGCAAAGAAGAAGGATTTGAAGGTTCATTCTACGGAGCCAGAGTTTTGAGACAAGTAGGCCCAAAATCGTACGAAGTTGAGTACAGTAACTTGTTCACCGAAGACGAATCAAGTCATCTGATCGAGACCGTGTCGGGGAGCGAGCTCCGGCCACGGCCTCCAGGGCCCCCGCTGTGGACAAGATTCTGTGTGGGAGACACAGTTGATGCGCTCCACAATGATGGTTGGTGGGTTGGGAGGTTGACTGCAAGAAGAGGAGTGGATTACTTTGTTTACTTTGAAACTACTAGTGAAATGATTGCTTACCCTGTTTACAGGTTGAGGACTCATCGTGATTGGGTTTCTGGAATGTGGGTCTCTTCAAAGAGGAAGGCGGAGCTTGAATCGTTGAATTCCAAGTTGGGTTCAAAAAAGAAGAGATCTTTCTGA
- the LOC119986183 gene encoding salutaridinol 7-O-acetyltransferase-like encodes MEVEIISTECIKPSSPTPSHLKTYKLSLLDQFSPPVFLPLLVFVPANQASTSTKTLLVLKHSLSQTLSLYYPLAGTANDGLLSVDCNDEGISYVDARADCSLCGYLKQPLIISTLLNFLPDVTYTELTPGDHVAVIQGTLFSCGGIAIALVVPHNIFDAASLITFMKTWAAIARDSSTAGALAPDFSAVSIFPQSSTPFPQDLTATSVTQHLLTGNKMSSKFVVRRFVFDGSAINNLKAKVMRSGVQNPTRVEVVFAAFLKSIISAKSAGGHAFSSLVTNAVSLRRKTVPPMSGNFVGNLVLMAAMLLLSQGDEDMELCSFVVRMREAMSTMVNNELVKSLEGDGGLKTLSMYAEELGELYSKAMAIGAEPILLNSWCNFGLYEVDFGWGKPLWIPFVSANKSLPIFSIFLMDTKDGKGIEAWANLDEQVLVCVKVEVGYLLALLKELQRLLLLTSLSAVGGETSSLPRRFSNIAYLLVGEAMAALLAVQEAMDNGAAVNDPILVSF; translated from the exons ATGGAGGTGGAGATAATATCTACAGAGTGTATCAAACCCTCTTCGCCAACACCTAGTCACCTCAAAACTTACAAGCTCTCCTTACTTGATCAATTCTCGCCTCCAGTATTTCTTCCATTACTTGTCTTTGTTCCCGCAAACCAAGCCTCCACCTCTACCAAAACATTACTAGTGTTGAAACACTCTCTATCACAAACACTAAGTCTTTATTATCCTCTCGCCGGAACGGCCAACGACGGTCTTCTCTCCGTTGATTGTAATGATGAGGGCATTTCTTATGTAGACGCTAGAGCTGACTGCAGTTTGTGTGGTTATCTCAAGCAACCTTTGATCATCTCAACACTTTTAAATTTCTTGCCGGATGTGACTTATACTGAATTAACACCAGGAGATCATGTTGCTGTGATACAAGGGACTCTATTTTCTTGTGGTGGTATTGCCATAGCACTTGTTGTACCACACAATATCTTTGACGCTGCTTCTCTGATTACATTTATGAAAACTTGGGCCGCGATTGCTCGAGACTCGTCGACTGCAGGAGCTCTAGCTCCCGATTTCAGTGCGGTGTCTATTTTCCCTCAAAGTAGTACCCCATTCCCTCAAGATCTAACGGCAACTTCGGTTACCCAACATCTCCTTACCGGAAACAAGATGAGTAGTAAGTTCGTGGTAAGgaggtttgtgtttgatggATCAGCCATAAACAATCTCAAAGCCAAAGTAATGAGGTCCGGCGTGCAGAACCCAACACGCGTAGAGGTCGTGTTTGCAGCCTTCCTCAAAAGCATAATTTCTGCGAAATCTGCAGGTGGACATGCCTTTTCTAGTTTGGTAACAAATGCTGTGAGCTTGCGACGAAAGACTGTGCCACCTATGTCAGGAAATTTTGTTGGAAATTTGGTTTTGATGGCAGCCATGCTATTGCTATCCCAAGGTGATGAGGACATGGAGTTGTGTAGTTTCGTGGTCCGGATGAGAGAAGCCATGTCGACGATGGTGAATAATGAGCTTGTGAAGAGCCTTGAAGGCGATGGGGGACTGAAGACGCTTTCTATGTATGCGGAAGAGCTCGGTGAATTATATTCAAAGGCTATGGCCATTGGAGCTGAACCAATATTGTTGAATAGCTGGTGTAACTTTGGGCTTTACGAGGTTGATTTTGGGTGGGGAAAGCCCTTGTGGATTCCATTTGTTAGTGCGAACAAGTCTTTACCCATCTTCTCAATCTTCTTAATGGATACCAAAGATGGTAAAGGAATTGAAGCATGGGCGAATTTGGATGAACAAGTGTTGG TATGTGTGAAGGTCGAGGTTGGTTACCTTCTGGCTTTGCTTAAAGAACTCCAGCGTCTGCTTCTTCTCACTTCTCTCTCGGCAGTGGGCGGAGAAACATCCTCTCTGCCTCGGCGGTTCTCCAACATCGCTTATCTTCTCGTTGGTGAAGCCATGGCTGCCCTACTGGCTGTTCAAGAAGCCATGGACAATGGCGCTGCAGTAAACGACCCCATTCTTGTGTCGTTTTGA
- the LOC119985890 gene encoding protein AGENET DOMAIN (AGD)-CONTAINING P1-like isoform X2: protein MSRVEVCSKEEGFEGSFYGARVLRQVGPKSYEVEYSNLFTEDESSHLIETVSGSELRPRPPGPPLWTRFCVGDTVDALHNDGWWVGRLTARRGVDYFVYFETTSEMIAYPVYRLRTHRDWVSGMWVSSKRKAELESLNSKLGSKKKRSF, encoded by the exons ATGTCT AGAGTTGAAGTATGCAGCAAAGAAGAAGGATTTGAAGGTTCATTCTACGGAGCCAGAGTTTTGAGACAAGTAGGCCCAAAATCGTACGAAGTTGAGTACAGTAACTTGTTCACCGAAGACGAATCAAGTCATCTGATCGAGACCGTGTCGGGGAGCGAGCTCCGGCCACGGCCTCCAGGGCCCCCGCTGTGGACAAGATTCTGTGTGGGAGACACAGTTGATGCGCTCCACAATGATGGTTGGTGGGTTGGGAGGTTGACTGCAAGAAGAGGAGTGGATTACTTTGTTTACTTTGAAACTACTAGTGAAATGATTGCTTACCCTGTTTACAGGTTGAGGACTCATCGTGATTGGGTTTCTGGAATGTGGGTCTCTTCAAAGAGGAAGGCGGAGCTTGAATCGTTGAATTCCAAGTTGGGTTCAAAAAAGAAGAGATCTTTCTGA